A single genomic interval of Natator depressus isolate rNatDep1 chromosome 14, rNatDep2.hap1, whole genome shotgun sequence harbors:
- the LOC141998219 gene encoding olfactory receptor 10A7-like codes for MADTEQGNQTSLTEFILLGFGNIPKLQILLFLLILVIYIVTMAGNILIVVLVVTDQHLHTPMYFFLGNLSCLETCYTSALLPRMLASFLTGDRTISVGGCIIQFYFVGFFAATECYLLAMMSYDRYLAICKSLHYATLMNGSFCLQLAAGSWINGLLASSIVMGMMLQLTLCGPNEINHFFCEFTEIIYLYCNDIYQVELLITILSALFTLPPFALTGISYVCIISTILRIPSTSGRQKAFSTCSSHLIVVTTFYGTLIIVYLLPKTNTLRDLNKVFSVFYTILTPMANPFIYSLRNKEVKEALRKKCQ; via the coding sequence ATGGCAGACACGGAACAGGGAAATCAAACCTCCCTCACAGAATTCATCCTCCTGGGATTTGGGAATATCCCCAAACTGCAGATCCTTCTCTTTCTGCTGATCCTTGTGATTTACATTGTGACCATGGCTGGGAACATCCTCATCGTGGTGCTAGTTGTGACTGATCAGCACCTTCatacccccatgtacttcttcctggggaacttgTCCTGCCTGGAGACCTGCTACACCTCCGCCCTCCTGCCCAGGATGCTGGCCAGTTTcctgactggggacagaaccatttCTGTGGGGGGCTGCATCATACAATTTTACTTTGTTGGCTTCTTTGCAGCCACCGAGTGTTATCTCCTAGCAATGATGTCTTATGATCGGTACCTAGCGATATGCAAATCACTGCATTATGCAACTCTTATGAATGGCAGTTTCTGCCTCCAGCTAGCGGCTGGGTCTTGGATAAATGGGTTACTGGCTAGTTCCATAGTAATGGGTATGATGTTACAATTGACTTTGTGCGGCCCCAATGAAatcaatcatttcttctgtgaatTTACAGAAATAATATATCTCTACTGCAATGACATCTACCAGGTGGAGCTTTTAATTACCATTCTGTCTGCTTTATTCACCCTGCCCCCGTTTGCTTTAACTGGGATATCCTACGTCTGTATCATCTCCACCATCCTGAGAATCCCTTCCACCTCCGGGAGGCAAAAGGCCTTTTCTACCTGCTCTTCTCACCTCATTGTTGTGACCACTTTCTATGGGACCCTGATCATTGTGTATCTGCTACCAAAAACCAACACACTCAGAGACCTCAACAAAGTGTTCTCTGTCTTCTACACAATTCTGACTCCTATGGCCAATCCCTTCATatacagcctgagaaacaaagaGGTGAAAGAGGCTCTGAGAAAAAAATGCCAGTAA